The Sesamum indicum cultivar Zhongzhi No. 13 linkage group LG1, S_indicum_v1.0, whole genome shotgun sequence genome includes a window with the following:
- the LOC105156734 gene encoding uncharacterized protein LOC105156734 isoform X2: MSGKNSHGSEPSREDKKIIVWPEKLKLHGGEHPGMSLVSAPLDGNNFLTWSRAIKLALGAKQKIGFIDGSYTKPQENKEEMDQWKTVDCMVASWLLNSISKEISEAFMYTSSAQDLWEQLEARFGDSNGPMLYDIQRRISSLSQGDMTISAYFTKLKKLWDELAHLDPLPNCSCDASKLLASQESSRQLIQFLMGLEDTYDHIRSQILLMEPLPTIGKAYSMLLHIEKQRQVHIAAPEDGAMNARIYEGRRQFANQNREKGKGGLDKKSQYCDYCKRSGHTRSSCFKLTGFPEWYKTLLDQKKIENRSSNRVFNASAEERLQKYDSNLEISDLIKMEVKRAMNEQRYMPEPAANMIEYQDFTGPCDHEDFGCR; the protein is encoded by the exons ATGTCTGGAAAAAATAGCCATGGAAGTGAACCTTCCCGTGAAGACAAGAAGATAATCGTGTGGCCAGAAAAACTCAAACTTCATGGAGGCGAACACCCAGGCATGAGTCTGGTTTCTGCGCCACTAGATGGAAACAATTTCTTGACGTGGAGCAGGGCAATCAAATTGGCTTTGGGGGCGAAACAAAAGATTGGATTCATTGATGGTTCGTACACTAAACCTCAAGAAAACAAGGAAGAAATGGATCAATGGAAAACAGTAGACTGTATGGTTGCATCTTGGCTCTTAAATTCAATAAGTAAAGAAATCTCTGAAGCCTTCATGTATACATCTTCTGCTCAAGATCTCTGGGAACAACTTGAAGCAAGATTTGGAGATAGTAATGGGCCCATGTTGTACGATATTCAAAGGAGGATTTCATCTCTTTCACAAGGAGACATGACAATTTCGGCCTACTTCACTAAACTAAAAAAACTGTGGGATGAACTCGCTCACTTAGACCCGCTGCCAAACTGTTCGTGTGATGCCAGCAAGTTGTTGGCAAGCCAAGAATCGTCAAGACAACTTATACAATTTTTGATGGGACTCGAAGATACTTATGATCATATTAGAAGCCAGATTTTACTCATGGAACCTCTACCAACTATTGGCAAAGCATATTCAATGCTGTTACatattgaaaaacaaagacaAGTTCACATTGCTGCACCTGAAGATGGAGCCATGAATGCAAGAATTTATGAAGGAAGAAGGCAGTTTGCAAATCAGAACAGAGAAAAGGGAAAGGGAGGACTTGACAAGAAGTCACAATATTGTGATTATTGCAAGAGGAGTGGACACACTAGGAGTTCGTGCTTCAAATTGACAGGCTTTCCTGAATGGTATAAGACCCTTCTtgatcaaaagaaaattgaaaacaggTCTTCCAACAGGGTATTCAATGCAAGTGCAGAAGAGAGATTGCAGAAGTATGACTCTAATCTTGAAATTTCAGACTTAATCAAAATGGAGGTCAAACGAGCTATGAATGAGCAGAGATACATGCCAGAACCTGCTGCCAATATGATAGAATACCAAGATTTCACAG GACCATGTGACCATGAAGATTTTGGCTGTAGGTAA